The proteins below come from a single Saccharopolyspora sp. SCSIO 74807 genomic window:
- the uvrC gene encoding excinuclease ABC subunit UvrC: MADPSTYRPAPGTIPDAPGVYRFHDAEGRVIYVGKAKSLRSRLSNYFADLSGLHPRTRRMVTTATGVRWTVVGTEVEALQLEYSWIKEYDPRFNVRYRDDKTYPVLAVTLHEEYPRLHVYRGPRRKGVRYFGPYAHAWAIRETLDMLLRVFPARTCSNTVFKRHGQIGRPCLLGYIGKCSAPCVDRVSAEEHRSIVDDFCDFLSGRTDTLMRKLDKEMQRASEQLEFERAARLRDDLEALRRAMEKQAVVLGDGTDADVIAFAEDELAAAVQVFHIRGGRVRGQRGWVIDKVDDTSTAALTGQFLSQFYGEQAALADQADAGGTPVPREVLVPELPEDSEALAQWLGGLRGSKVHLRVPQRGDKRTLMETVERNAKEAFAQYKLRRAGDLTARSAALQELQEALALDSAPLRIECVDVSHVQGSDVVASLVVFEDGVPRKSEYRRFSVREGAEGGDVGSIDEVVRRRFARYLKEASAEAGPDAAPENDGESATGGSTGAEAAQPDGEAVRPDGAAGADEAADSAPGIDPETGRPRKFAYPPNLLVIDGGAAQANAAADALAELGITDVAVIGLAKRLEEVWLPAEPDPVVLPRTSEALYLLQRVRDEAHRFAISYHRKKRSKRLSSSELDSVPGLGQTRKTALLKHFGSVRKLKQAGVQEIMAVPGFGRRTAESVHAALAGRAGASGGDTGTEGESQ; the protein is encoded by the coding sequence GTGGCCGACCCGTCGACATACCGACCCGCCCCAGGCACGATCCCGGACGCGCCCGGCGTGTACCGGTTCCACGATGCCGAGGGCCGGGTCATCTACGTCGGCAAGGCGAAAAGCCTGCGCAGCAGGTTGTCGAACTACTTCGCGGACCTGTCCGGGCTGCACCCGCGCACCCGCCGGATGGTCACCACCGCGACCGGGGTGCGCTGGACCGTGGTCGGCACCGAGGTCGAGGCGCTGCAGCTGGAGTACTCCTGGATCAAGGAGTACGACCCGCGGTTCAACGTCCGCTACCGCGACGACAAGACCTACCCGGTGCTGGCCGTGACGCTGCACGAGGAGTACCCGCGGCTGCACGTCTACCGCGGTCCGCGGCGCAAGGGCGTGCGCTACTTCGGCCCCTACGCGCACGCCTGGGCGATCCGGGAGACGCTGGACATGCTGCTGCGCGTGTTCCCGGCGCGGACCTGCTCGAACACCGTGTTCAAGCGGCACGGGCAGATCGGGCGGCCCTGCCTGCTGGGCTACATCGGCAAATGCTCCGCGCCGTGCGTCGACCGGGTCAGCGCCGAGGAGCACCGGTCCATCGTGGACGATTTCTGCGATTTCCTGTCCGGGCGCACCGACACCTTGATGCGCAAGCTGGACAAGGAGATGCAGCGGGCTTCCGAGCAGCTGGAGTTCGAGCGCGCCGCCCGGCTGCGCGACGACCTCGAAGCGCTGCGCCGGGCGATGGAGAAGCAGGCCGTGGTGCTCGGCGACGGCACCGACGCCGACGTGATCGCCTTCGCCGAGGACGAGCTCGCCGCCGCGGTGCAGGTCTTCCACATCCGCGGCGGCCGGGTCCGCGGCCAGCGCGGCTGGGTGATCGACAAGGTGGACGACACCAGCACCGCCGCGCTGACCGGGCAGTTCCTCAGCCAGTTCTACGGCGAGCAGGCCGCGCTGGCCGATCAGGCCGACGCGGGCGGTACGCCGGTGCCGCGCGAGGTGCTGGTGCCGGAACTGCCCGAGGACTCCGAGGCGCTGGCGCAGTGGCTCGGCGGCCTGCGCGGCAGCAAGGTGCACCTGCGCGTTCCGCAGCGCGGCGACAAGCGCACCCTGATGGAGACCGTCGAGCGCAACGCCAAGGAGGCGTTCGCCCAGTACAAGCTGCGCCGCGCAGGCGATCTCACCGCCCGCTCGGCCGCGCTGCAGGAGCTGCAGGAGGCGCTGGCGCTGGACAGCGCACCGCTGCGGATCGAATGCGTCGACGTCAGCCACGTGCAGGGCAGCGACGTGGTGGCCTCGCTGGTGGTGTTCGAGGACGGGGTGCCGCGCAAGTCCGAGTACCGCCGGTTCTCGGTGCGCGAAGGCGCCGAGGGCGGTGACGTCGGCTCGATCGACGAGGTGGTCCGGCGGAGGTTCGCCCGGTACCTGAAGGAAGCCTCGGCCGAGGCGGGTCCCGATGCCGCGCCGGAGAACGACGGCGAATCCGCCACCGGCGGTTCGACCGGCGCCGAAGCGGCGCAACCGGACGGCGAGGCCGTGCGACCGGACGGTGCGGCGGGGGCCGACGAGGCCGCGGACTCCGCACCCGGCATCGACCCGGAGACCGGCCGCCCGCGCAAGTTCGCCTACCCGCCGAACCTGCTGGTCATCGACGGCGGCGCGGCGCAGGCCAACGCCGCAGCGGACGCGCTGGCCGAACTCGGCATCACCGACGTGGCGGTGATCGGCCTGGCCAAGCGGCTCGAAGAGGTGTGGCTGCCCGCCGAGCCGGACCCGGTCGTCCTGCCGCGCACCAGCGAAGCGCTGTACCTGCTGCAGCGGGTGCGCGACGAGGCGCACCGGTTCGCGATCAGCTACCACCGCAAGAAGCGCTCGAAGCGGCTCAGCTCCTCGGAGCTGGATTCGGTACCCGGGCTGGGGCAGACCCGCAAGACCGCGCTGCTCAAGCACTTCGGCTCGGTGCGCAAGCTCAAGCAGGCGGGGGTTCAGGAGATCATGGCGGTGCCCGGCTTCGGCAGGCGCACCGCGGAGAGCGTGCACGCGGCCCTGGCCGGCCGGGCAGGGGCAAGCGGGGGAGACACCGGCACTGAAGGGGAGAGTCAGTGA
- the yvcK gene encoding uridine diphosphate-N-acetylglucosamine-binding protein YvcK, with product MRAVALGGGHGLQATLGALSRLTADVTAVVTVADDGGSSGRLRRELGMLPPGDLRKALAALAAPDEGGRLWSEVFQHRFGGNGALAGHAVGNLLLAGLLDVLGDPVQVLEHASRLIGARGRVLPMSTEPLDMEAEVVGLDADPAAVRTIRGQVAIASTPGRVRKVRLAATNGDWRTPTACPAAVQAVHDADVVLLGPGSWFTSVLPHVLVPELHDALVHTSARRVVLLNLVPQPGETAGFSPEQHLDVLSQHAPRITVDAVLADAGSVPTPDRLRAAAAGLGAQTLLDKVASPGEPGRHDPEALAASLAAALERRTDRWR from the coding sequence CTGCGCGCGGTCGCGCTCGGCGGCGGCCACGGCCTGCAGGCCACGCTCGGCGCGCTGAGCCGCCTCACCGCCGACGTGACCGCCGTGGTCACCGTCGCCGACGACGGCGGCTCCTCCGGCAGGCTGCGCCGCGAACTCGGCATGTTGCCACCCGGTGACCTGCGCAAAGCCCTCGCGGCGCTGGCCGCGCCGGACGAGGGCGGGCGGCTGTGGTCGGAGGTGTTCCAGCACCGCTTCGGCGGCAACGGCGCGCTGGCCGGGCACGCGGTGGGCAACCTGCTGCTGGCGGGGCTGCTGGACGTGCTCGGCGACCCGGTGCAGGTGCTCGAGCACGCCTCCCGGCTGATCGGTGCGCGCGGCCGGGTGCTGCCGATGTCGACCGAGCCGCTGGACATGGAGGCCGAGGTCGTCGGCCTCGACGCGGACCCGGCGGCGGTGCGCACCATCCGCGGCCAGGTGGCGATCGCCAGCACTCCCGGCCGGGTCCGCAAGGTCCGGCTGGCCGCCACCAACGGCGACTGGCGCACCCCGACGGCCTGCCCGGCCGCGGTGCAGGCGGTGCACGACGCCGATGTGGTGCTGCTCGGTCCGGGTTCGTGGTTCACCAGCGTGCTGCCGCACGTGCTGGTGCCGGAATTGCACGACGCGTTGGTGCACACCTCGGCGCGTCGCGTCGTGCTGCTCAACCTCGTCCCCCAACCTGGCGAGACCGCGGGGTTCTCACCCGAACAGCACCTGGACGTACTCTCGCAACACGCGCCCCGGATCACCGTGGACGCAGTGCTGGCCGACGCCGGTTCGGTGCCCACACCTGATCGGCTTCGCGCTGCGGCGGCGGGGCTGGGTGCGCAAACTCTGCTCGACAAGGTCGCCTCGCCCGGCGAGCCGGGCAGGCACGACCCGGAAGCGCTCGCGGCGAGCCTGGCGGCCGCGTTGGAGAGGAGGACTGACCGGTGGCGATGA
- the gap gene encoding type I glyceraldehyde-3-phosphate dehydrogenase has translation MTVRVGINGFGRIGRNFWRAAMASDHDIEVVAANDLGDVATMAHLLKYDSVLGRLEQDVKVTGEGIEVGGKPIKILAEKDPGKLPWGDLGVDVVVESTGFFTNASDARKHVDEGGAKKVIISAPAKNEDLTVVLGVNDDKYDGTQTIISNASCTTNCLAPMVKVLDDAFGIERGLMTTVHAYTADQNLQDGPHKDLRRARAAAVNVVPTSTGAAKAIGLVLPELNGKLDGYAMRVPVPTGSVTDLTANVRADVTAEDVNAAFRAAAGEGKLKGVLRYSEDPIVSSDIVTDPASTVFDAPLTKVIGDQVKIVGWYDNEWGYSNRIADLAKLVGSKLA, from the coding sequence GTGACCGTTCGCGTAGGCATCAACGGCTTCGGTCGCATCGGGCGGAACTTCTGGCGCGCGGCGATGGCCAGTGACCACGACATCGAGGTCGTGGCCGCCAACGACTTGGGCGACGTCGCGACCATGGCCCACCTGCTCAAGTACGACAGCGTCCTCGGGCGCCTGGAGCAGGACGTGAAGGTCACCGGCGAAGGCATCGAGGTGGGCGGCAAGCCGATCAAGATCCTGGCCGAGAAGGACCCGGGCAAGCTGCCCTGGGGCGACCTGGGCGTGGACGTCGTGGTCGAGTCCACCGGCTTTTTCACCAACGCCTCCGACGCCCGCAAGCACGTCGACGAGGGCGGGGCGAAGAAGGTCATCATCTCGGCGCCCGCCAAGAACGAGGACCTGACCGTGGTCCTGGGCGTCAACGACGACAAGTACGACGGCACGCAGACGATCATCTCGAACGCCTCCTGCACCACGAACTGCCTGGCGCCGATGGTCAAGGTGCTCGACGACGCGTTCGGCATCGAGCGCGGCCTGATGACCACCGTGCACGCCTACACCGCGGACCAGAACCTGCAGGACGGCCCGCACAAGGACCTGCGGCGCGCCCGCGCGGCCGCGGTCAACGTGGTGCCGACCAGCACCGGTGCGGCCAAGGCGATCGGCCTGGTGCTGCCGGAGCTCAACGGCAAGCTGGACGGCTACGCGATGCGCGTTCCGGTGCCGACCGGCTCGGTCACCGACCTCACCGCCAACGTGCGCGCCGACGTCACCGCCGAGGACGTCAACGCGGCGTTCCGCGCCGCCGCGGGCGAGGGCAAGCTCAAGGGCGTGCTGCGCTACAGCGAGGACCCGATCGTCTCCAGCGACATCGTCACCGACCCGGCCTCGACCGTGTTCGACGCGCCGCTGACCAAGGTCATCGGCGACCAGGTCAAGATCGTCGGCTGGTACGACAACGAGTGGGGCTACTCCAACCGCATCGCCGACCTGGCGAAGCTGGTCGGTTCCAAGCTGGCCTGA
- a CDS encoding GlsB/YeaQ/YmgE family stress response membrane protein, which translates to MGILSWIIFGLIAGAIAKFILPGKDPGGIILTIVIGVVGGLLGGWLGTNFGGGAGVTGFNLMSFVWAVIGSLILLIIYRLIFHRSRA; encoded by the coding sequence GTGGGAATCCTGAGCTGGATCATCTTCGGTCTGATCGCGGGCGCGATCGCCAAGTTCATTCTGCCGGGCAAGGACCCCGGCGGCATCATTCTCACGATCGTGATCGGCGTGGTCGGCGGCCTGCTCGGCGGCTGGCTGGGCACGAACTTCGGCGGCGGAGCCGGCGTCACCGGGTTCAACCTGATGAGCTTCGTGTGGGCGGTGATCGGTTCGCTGATCCTGCTCATCATCTACCGCCTGATCTTCCACAGGTCGCGTGCCTGA
- a CDS encoding glycoside hydrolase family 172 protein, with protein MSGYGTFGSSLRDLPRLRQSKRGRVSSWDRTGGNTDSIRLAPGESRELANLDGPGAVTHIWCTVAVEDGGLRPEVEGDYLRRLVLKITWDDSPHPSVLVPLGDFFGIGHGRTENFVSAPLQMSPQDGKGFNCWFAMPFAAGARFELISEMSRKPVIFYYYIDYERYCRADPELGYFHAQWRRENPADGVEQGEQTNDEFLFGGTNLDGAGNYVLLEAEGRGHYVGSVLNVHNLRSTTDWNWYGEGDDMIFIDGEPWPPRLHGTGTEDYFNTAWCPSQPYQAPYHGLTLPGGPNWSGQVSYYRFHVEDPVTFDESISVTIEHGHANKRSDDISSVAYWYQTLPSKPFGLPPVHDRLPRPL; from the coding sequence ATGTCGGGATACGGGACGTTCGGCAGCAGCCTGCGCGACCTGCCGCGGCTGCGGCAGTCCAAGCGGGGCCGGGTGTCGAGCTGGGACCGCACCGGCGGCAACACCGACAGCATCCGGCTCGCGCCGGGGGAGAGCCGGGAACTGGCCAACTTGGACGGTCCCGGCGCGGTCACGCACATCTGGTGCACCGTCGCGGTCGAGGACGGCGGGTTGCGGCCCGAGGTGGAGGGCGACTACCTGCGCAGGCTCGTGCTCAAGATCACCTGGGACGATTCGCCGCACCCGAGCGTGCTGGTGCCGCTGGGGGACTTCTTCGGCATCGGCCACGGCCGCACCGAGAACTTCGTGTCCGCACCGCTGCAGATGAGCCCGCAGGACGGCAAGGGCTTCAACTGCTGGTTCGCGATGCCCTTCGCCGCCGGTGCCCGGTTCGAGCTGATCAGCGAGATGAGCCGGAAACCGGTGATCTTCTACTACTACATCGACTACGAGCGGTACTGCCGCGCCGACCCCGAACTCGGCTACTTCCACGCGCAGTGGCGCCGGGAGAACCCGGCCGACGGCGTCGAGCAGGGCGAGCAGACCAACGACGAGTTCCTGTTCGGCGGCACCAACCTCGACGGCGCGGGCAACTACGTGCTGCTGGAGGCCGAAGGCCGCGGGCACTACGTCGGCTCCGTGCTCAACGTGCACAACCTGCGCTCGACCACCGACTGGAACTGGTACGGCGAGGGCGATGACATGATCTTCATCGACGGGGAGCCCTGGCCGCCGCGGCTGCACGGCACCGGCACCGAGGACTACTTCAACACCGCGTGGTGTCCCAGCCAGCCGTACCAGGCGCCCTACCACGGCCTGACGCTGCCGGGCGGGCCGAACTGGAGCGGGCAGGTCTCCTACTACCGGTTCCACGTGGAGGATCCGGTCACCTTCGACGAGTCGATCAGCGTCACGATCGAGCACGGGCACGCCAACAAGCGCTCCGACGACATCTCCTCGGTCGCCTACTGGTACCAGACCCTGCCGTCGAAGCCGTTCGGCCTGCCGCCGGTCCACGACCGGCTCCCGCGCCCGCTCTGA
- a CDS encoding glycoside hydrolase family 16 protein, translating into MRAPARPRGRNLAAAALAAGLGLTALATAPAGADVPPPGDGWTTTFSDDFTGAAGSSPGPDWKIDTGHGYPGGPENWGTGEIQNYTADPANLSQDGDGNLVITPLKDDAGNWTSSRIETERADFKAAEGGVVRIESRVQMPDVPADKALGYWPAFWALGSPYKTDLYSWPGVGEFDLMENVNAENRVYGVLHCDVSPGGACNETDGRVGSRECPDSTCQSGFHTYSFEWDRSTDDEELRWYVDGQQYHSVKQSEVGDAAWQRMTSHDGYFVLLNVAIGGQFPDKNSGITTPTDATEPGHPMKVDYVAVYNK; encoded by the coding sequence ATGCGCGCACCCGCACGACCGCGCGGCCGCAACCTGGCCGCCGCGGCACTCGCCGCCGGACTGGGCCTGACCGCCCTGGCCACCGCACCCGCCGGTGCGGACGTCCCGCCGCCCGGTGACGGCTGGACGACGACCTTCAGCGACGACTTCACCGGCGCCGCGGGCTCCTCGCCGGGTCCGGACTGGAAGATCGACACCGGGCACGGCTACCCGGGCGGGCCGGAGAACTGGGGCACCGGGGAGATCCAGAACTACACCGCCGATCCCGCCAACCTCAGCCAGGACGGCGACGGCAACCTGGTGATCACGCCGCTGAAGGACGACGCGGGCAACTGGACCTCGTCGCGGATCGAGACCGAGCGCGCCGACTTCAAAGCCGCCGAGGGCGGGGTGGTGCGCATCGAGAGCCGGGTGCAGATGCCGGACGTGCCCGCGGACAAGGCGCTGGGCTACTGGCCCGCGTTCTGGGCGCTCGGCTCGCCGTACAAGACCGACCTCTACAGCTGGCCCGGCGTCGGCGAGTTCGACCTGATGGAGAACGTCAACGCCGAGAACCGCGTGTACGGCGTGCTGCACTGCGATGTTTCCCCGGGCGGCGCCTGCAACGAGACCGACGGGCGGGTCGGCAGCCGGGAATGCCCGGACTCGACCTGCCAATCGGGCTTCCACACGTATTCCTTCGAGTGGGACCGCAGCACCGACGACGAGGAACTCCGCTGGTACGTCGACGGGCAGCAGTACCACTCGGTCAAGCAATCGGAGGTCGGCGACGCCGCCTGGCAGCGGATGACCTCGCACGACGGCTACTTCGTGCTGCTCAACGTCGCCATCGGCGGGCAGTTCCCGGACAAGAACTCCGGCATCACCACGCCCACCGACGCCACCGAGCCCGGCCACCCGATGAAGGTCGACTACGTGGCCGTCTACAACAAATGA
- the rapZ gene encoding RNase adapter RapZ has translation MSEEQSGIEVAVVSGLSGAGRSTAAKCLEDLGWFVVDNLPPELIATMVELGARSSGAITRVAVVMDVRSRAFTEDLGSVIKDLDARGYKPKVLFLEATDEVLIRRFEQVRRGHPLQGEGRLADGIAAERSLLSRLRSEADLVVDTTGISVHQLRTKIEDAFGSEAETRTRVTVLSFGYKYGLPMDADLVMDCRFLPNPFWIPELREFTGLDEEVRNYVLGQEGAEEFLRSYQDLLRLVGAGYHREGKRYLTLALGCTGGKHRSVSLVEEMARRLADDEGMMVKTVHRDLGRE, from the coding sequence GTGAGTGAGGAGCAGTCGGGCATCGAGGTCGCCGTGGTCAGCGGCCTCTCCGGCGCCGGGCGCAGCACGGCCGCGAAATGCCTGGAGGACCTGGGCTGGTTCGTGGTGGACAACCTGCCGCCGGAGCTGATCGCGACGATGGTGGAGCTGGGGGCGCGCTCCAGCGGCGCGATCACCCGCGTCGCGGTGGTGATGGACGTGCGCAGCCGCGCGTTCACCGAGGACCTCGGCTCGGTGATCAAGGACCTGGACGCGCGCGGCTACAAGCCGAAGGTGCTGTTCCTGGAGGCCACCGACGAGGTGCTGATCCGCCGCTTCGAGCAGGTGCGCCGCGGACATCCGCTGCAGGGCGAGGGCAGGCTGGCCGACGGCATCGCCGCCGAGCGGTCGCTGCTGTCCCGGTTGCGTTCGGAGGCCGACCTGGTCGTGGACACCACCGGGATATCGGTGCACCAGCTGCGCACCAAGATCGAGGACGCGTTCGGCAGCGAGGCCGAGACCCGCACCCGCGTGACCGTGCTGTCCTTCGGCTACAAGTACGGCCTGCCGATGGACGCCGACCTGGTGATGGACTGCCGGTTCCTGCCGAACCCGTTCTGGATCCCGGAACTGCGCGAGTTCACCGGCCTCGACGAGGAGGTGCGCAACTACGTGCTCGGCCAGGAGGGCGCCGAGGAGTTCCTGCGCAGCTACCAGGACCTGCTGCGGCTGGTCGGCGCCGGCTACCACCGCGAGGGCAAGCGGTACCTGACGCTGGCGCTGGGTTGCACCGGTGGCAAGCACCGCAGCGTCTCCCTGGTGGAGGAGATGGCCCGCAGACTCGCCGACGACGAGGGGATGATGGTCAAAACGGTGCATCGGGATCTGGGGCGCGAGTGA
- a CDS encoding phosphoglycerate kinase, translated as MKNLDDLLSEGVRGRRVLLRADLNVPLDGDKITDDGRVRASLPTIEKLIGAGARVVVTAHLGRPKGEPDPQFSLAPVARRLGELLGAHVAPAGDVVGDSARSVVDGLADGSVGLLENVRFDPRETSKDDAERGAFAQELVDLIGPDGAFVSDGFGVVHRKQASVYDVAKLLPGYAGGLVLSEVDVLRTLTGDPRRPYVVVLGGSKVSDKFGVIEALLPKVDKLLIGGGMAYTFLAAKGYQVGSSLLQEDQLAATRELLERHGDKLVLPVDVVAADRFAADAQVQVVDSGAIPDGWMGLDIGPRSVELFAGALRSAGTVFWNGPAGVFEFDAFAAGTRGLAQAIVDSDSFSVVGGGDSAAAVRTLGLPEDGFSHISTGGGASLEFLEGKQLPGVAVLEGGD; from the coding sequence GTGAAGAACCTCGACGATCTGCTGTCCGAGGGTGTCCGGGGCAGGCGCGTGCTGCTGCGCGCGGACCTCAACGTCCCGCTGGACGGCGACAAGATCACCGACGACGGCCGGGTGCGCGCGTCGTTGCCGACGATCGAAAAGCTGATCGGGGCGGGTGCGCGCGTCGTCGTCACCGCCCACCTCGGCCGCCCCAAGGGCGAGCCGGATCCGCAGTTCTCGCTGGCCCCGGTAGCCCGCCGCCTCGGCGAGCTGCTCGGCGCGCACGTCGCCCCGGCGGGCGACGTGGTGGGCGACTCGGCCCGCTCGGTGGTCGACGGGCTCGCCGACGGCTCGGTCGGGCTGCTGGAGAACGTGCGCTTCGACCCGCGCGAGACCAGCAAGGACGATGCCGAGCGCGGTGCGTTCGCCCAGGAGCTGGTCGACCTGATCGGTCCGGACGGAGCGTTCGTCTCGGACGGTTTCGGCGTGGTGCACCGCAAGCAGGCGTCGGTCTACGACGTGGCGAAGCTGCTGCCGGGCTACGCGGGCGGGCTCGTGCTGTCCGAGGTCGACGTGCTGCGCACGCTGACCGGCGACCCGCGGCGGCCGTACGTGGTGGTGCTCGGCGGCTCGAAGGTCTCCGACAAGTTCGGGGTGATCGAGGCGCTGCTGCCGAAGGTGGACAAGCTGCTCATCGGCGGCGGCATGGCCTACACCTTCCTGGCCGCGAAGGGCTACCAGGTCGGCTCCTCGCTGCTGCAGGAGGACCAGCTCGCGGCGACCCGCGAGCTGCTGGAGCGCCACGGCGACAAGCTCGTGCTGCCGGTCGACGTGGTGGCCGCCGACCGGTTCGCCGCCGACGCGCAGGTGCAGGTCGTGGACTCCGGGGCGATCCCGGACGGCTGGATGGGCCTGGACATCGGCCCGCGCAGCGTCGAGCTGTTCGCCGGCGCGCTGCGCTCGGCCGGGACGGTGTTCTGGAACGGCCCGGCGGGCGTGTTCGAGTTCGACGCGTTCGCCGCGGGCACCCGCGGTCTCGCGCAGGCGATCGTGGACTCCGACTCGTTCAGCGTGGTCGGCGGCGGTGACTCCGCGGCCGCGGTGCGCACCCTCGGGTTGCCCGAGGACGGGTTCTCGCACATCTCCACCGGGGGCGGCGCCTCGCTGGAATTCCTGGAAGGCAAGCAGCTGCCGGGCGTGGCAGTGCTGGAGGGCGGCGACTGA
- the whiA gene encoding DNA-binding protein WhiA: MAMTAAVKDELSRLPVSKTCCRRSEVSSLLRFAGGLHIVAGRVVVEAELDSGSTARRLRKEIHELFGHHSDVHMITSGGLRKGTRYVVRVVKDGESLARQTGLLDPRGRPVRGLPAHVVSGGACDSESAWRGAFLAHGSLTEPGRSSSMEVTCPGPEAALALVGAARRLGVQAKSREVRGADRVVVRDGDAIGALLTKLGAHSSVLSWEERRMRREVRATANRLANFDDANLRRSARAAVAAAARVQRALDVLGPTAPDHLLVAGRLRLAHRQASLEELGQLADPPMTKDAVAGRIRRLLAMADKRARELGLPDTESAVTQEMLEAEV; the protein is encoded by the coding sequence GTGGCGATGACCGCGGCGGTCAAGGACGAGTTGAGCCGGTTGCCGGTGAGCAAGACGTGCTGCCGCAGATCCGAGGTCTCCTCGCTGCTGCGCTTCGCCGGCGGATTGCACATCGTCGCCGGCCGCGTGGTGGTGGAGGCCGAACTGGACAGCGGGTCCACGGCGCGCAGGTTGCGCAAGGAGATCCACGAGCTGTTCGGGCACCACTCCGACGTGCACATGATCACCTCCGGCGGGCTGCGCAAGGGCACCCGCTACGTGGTGCGGGTGGTCAAGGACGGCGAGAGCCTCGCGCGCCAGACCGGATTGCTGGACCCGCGGGGCAGGCCGGTGCGGGGACTTCCCGCGCACGTGGTCTCCGGCGGTGCGTGCGATTCGGAATCGGCGTGGCGCGGTGCCTTCCTGGCGCACGGTTCGCTGACCGAGCCGGGCCGGTCGTCCTCGATGGAGGTCACCTGCCCCGGGCCGGAGGCGGCGCTGGCGCTGGTCGGCGCGGCGCGGCGGCTCGGGGTGCAGGCCAAGTCCCGCGAGGTGCGCGGCGCGGATCGGGTGGTGGTCCGCGACGGCGACGCGATCGGCGCGCTGCTGACCAAGCTCGGCGCGCACTCCAGCGTGCTGTCCTGGGAGGAGCGGCGGATGCGCCGCGAGGTGCGGGCCACCGCGAACCGGCTGGCGAACTTCGACGACGCGAACCTGCGCCGCTCGGCGCGCGCCGCGGTGGCCGCGGCCGCGCGGGTGCAGCGGGCGCTGGACGTGCTCGGGCCGACCGCCCCGGATCACCTGCTGGTGGCGGGCAGGCTGCGGCTGGCGCACCGGCAGGCATCGCTGGAGGAGCTGGGCCAGCTCGCGGACCCGCCGATGACCAAGGACGCGGTGGCCGGGCGGATCCGCAGGCTGCTGGCGATGGCCGACAAGCGCGCCCGCGAACTCGGCCTGCCGGACACCGAGTCCGCCGTCACACAGGAAATGCTCGAAGCCGAAGTCTGA
- a CDS encoding dihydroorotate dehydrogenase codes for MSVAPERNLRLVRDEPREPAVRLGDIPLRNRMVTASSLLGYGVSNAKLVPYGMSPISRFVPLERFGAVTTRTVTVEPREGHFTTQDVWPLHELPALLKRYGQALRQVDGGWLNAFGWCNVGIDAYLRDYYPRTREQNTIISVGGFSAAEFVTLVDKINAAVPAGEIAAVEFNVSCHNVNFDFNAIIESVLAEAVPRSAHPVILKLSPDYDYLGHARLAARHGVSALTAINTLKGLRLDPETGEPLLRNGFGGLSGRAIKPVGLRVVKELRDAGVTLPIIATGGIRSFDDCREYFWAGADAVSMGSASWFASYPGYALSPVHAARIRAVLRRIEHYEPPRR; via the coding sequence GTGAGCGTTGCCCCGGAGCGAAACCTGCGGCTGGTCCGGGACGAGCCCCGCGAACCCGCGGTGCGGCTCGGCGACATCCCGCTGCGCAACCGCATGGTCACCGCCTCCAGCCTGCTCGGCTACGGCGTGTCCAACGCGAAGCTGGTGCCCTACGGGATGAGCCCGATCTCGCGGTTCGTCCCGCTGGAGCGGTTCGGCGCGGTCACCACCCGCACGGTCACCGTCGAGCCCCGCGAGGGCCACTTCACGACGCAGGACGTGTGGCCGCTGCACGAGCTGCCCGCGCTGCTCAAGCGCTACGGGCAGGCGCTGCGGCAGGTCGACGGCGGCTGGCTCAACGCGTTCGGCTGGTGCAACGTCGGCATCGACGCCTACCTGCGGGACTACTACCCGCGCACTCGCGAGCAGAACACGATCATCTCGGTGGGCGGGTTCTCCGCCGCGGAGTTCGTCACGCTCGTGGACAAGATCAACGCGGCGGTGCCCGCGGGGGAAATCGCCGCGGTCGAGTTCAACGTCTCCTGCCACAACGTGAACTTCGACTTCAACGCCATCATCGAGTCGGTGCTGGCCGAAGCGGTGCCGCGCAGCGCGCACCCGGTGATCCTGAAGCTGTCCCCGGACTACGACTACCTCGGTCACGCCCGGCTGGCCGCCCGGCACGGCGTCTCGGCGCTGACCGCGATCAACACCCTGAAGGGCCTGCGGCTGGACCCGGAAACGGGGGAACCGTTGCTGCGCAACGGTTTCGGCGGGCTGTCCGGCCGGGCGATCAAGCCGGTCGGGCTGCGGGTGGTCAAGGAGCTGCGCGACGCCGGGGTGACGCTGCCGATCATCGCGACCGGCGGCATCCGCAGCTTCGACGACTGCCGCGAGTACTTCTGGGCCGGTGCGGACGCGGTGAGCATGGGCAGCGCGAGCTGGTTCGCCAGCTACCCCGGCTACGCTCTGTCGCCGGTGCACGCCGCGCGGATCCGCGCCGTGCTGCGGCGCATCGAGCACTACGAGCCGCCGCGTCGCTGA